Proteins from a single region of Abyssalbus ytuae:
- a CDS encoding outer membrane protein transport protein: MIRKIFVVITLFVLTFSFAQEGTTSPYSYYGMGDLKFKGTIENQAMGGLSVYSDSIHLNLRNPSSLADLKLTTFTAGISHHSIEYHNATDNKTKNHVSFDYLAVGFPLSNKMGLSFGIMPYTAVGYDLTAEGDLDGQQQIKEFTGEGGLNKVFLSLGYKITHNLSLGITGNYDFGKLDNTNSVLTEDVIYGTREVNASELSGIDFNIGANYQGKILGDLIVRTSASFTPEAKISSLNTRTVSTFLAGSTSSIETEEVDLEAMGLRDTDLILPSNFTLGVGLGKQYKWFVGSEVQSIRSSEFSNPLLNIQNVEYKNGYTFSVGGFYIPNYSSLTSYWSKVVYRAGFRFEETGLMVNNQEINNFGISFGVGLPVGGFSNLNLNFEYGNRGTINAGLIEEDYFNVKLSLSLNERWFVKRKYD; the protein is encoded by the coding sequence ATGATTAGAAAGATTTTTGTTGTAATAACACTCTTTGTTCTTACTTTTAGTTTTGCTCAGGAAGGAACCACTTCACCTTATTCATATTACGGTATGGGAGATCTGAAATTTAAAGGAACTATTGAAAATCAGGCTATGGGGGGGCTAAGCGTTTATTCGGATAGTATCCACTTAAATCTAAGAAACCCTTCTTCACTGGCCGACTTAAAACTTACAACTTTTACTGCCGGAATATCTCACCATTCAATTGAGTATCATAATGCTACCGACAATAAAACAAAAAATCACGTTTCTTTTGATTACCTGGCAGTAGGTTTTCCGTTATCTAATAAAATGGGACTGTCTTTTGGTATTATGCCATATACAGCTGTAGGATACGATCTTACTGCTGAAGGAGATTTGGACGGACAACAACAAATTAAAGAGTTTACAGGAGAGGGAGGACTTAATAAAGTATTTTTGTCTTTAGGATATAAAATTACCCATAATTTAAGTTTAGGGATTACCGGAAATTATGATTTTGGTAAGCTTGATAATACAAATAGTGTGTTAACAGAAGATGTTATTTATGGTACACGCGAAGTAAATGCTTCTGAACTAAGTGGAATAGATTTTAATATAGGAGCAAATTATCAGGGTAAAATTCTAGGTGATTTAATCGTAAGAACATCCGCGTCTTTTACTCCCGAAGCAAAAATATCTTCTCTTAATACCCGAACGGTTTCTACCTTTTTAGCAGGTAGTACCTCATCTATCGAAACGGAAGAAGTAGACCTCGAAGCCATGGGATTAAGAGATACCGATCTTATTTTGCCATCAAATTTTACTTTAGGAGTAGGGCTGGGAAAACAATATAAATGGTTTGTAGGTAGTGAAGTACAGTCTATAAGAAGCAGTGAGTTTAGTAACCCGCTTTTAAATATACAGAATGTAGAGTACAAAAATGGTTATACATTTTCAGTAGGAGGCTTTTATATACCTAACTATTCATCGCTTACAAGTTATTGGAGTAAAGTGGTTTACAGGGCCGGATTTAGATTTGAAGAAACCGGTTTAATGGTTAATAACCAAGAAATTAATAATTTTGGCATATCTTTTGGAGTAGGATTACCGGTTGGCGGTTTTTCAAACCTTAATTTGAATTTTGAATACGGAAACAGAGGAACAATTAACGCTGGCTTAATAGAAGAAGATTATTTTAATGTTAAATTAAGCCTTTCATTAAACGAGAGGTGGTTTGTAAAAAGAAAGTATGATTAA
- a CDS encoding glycoside hydrolase family 3 C-terminal domain-containing protein yields the protein MKNKIIYLSVISTILMVWSCKEKKESEPSNVLESKVEKLYQGNPLTHEFDVKIDSLISQMTLEEKIGMLHGNSMFATAAVKRLGIPELTMADGPLGVREEISQNSWVPAGWENDFATYYPAGGGLAATWNTDLAYTFGNSVGQEAIARDKDVLLSPAINIIRTPLGGRTYEYFTEDPFLNKKLTVPFIVGLQENNVAACVKHYAANNQETHRDFVDVQIDERALREIYLPAFKAAVQEANAYSFMGAYNKFRGEYLCENSYMLNDVLRNEWGFEGIVISDWAAVHDTKKALEGGTDIEMGTPKPFNEFYYADMLIKAVKEGEIAQKEVDKSVKRILRVMFTLKSIDNKGRAKGTIDTEAHFKDAYNIASESVVLLKNEKGLLPLQLNDIKSIAVIGNNATKKNSLGGFGAGVKTKREITPLEGLQNRLPKEIKINYAKGYHERYANDEKAKFGDITLNGPVTINELNPKLLDEALKAARDSDLTIIFAGSNRDYETEASDRASLSLPFGQEELIEKVLEVNPNTIVVFIAGAPFNIKNITEKSNAVVWSWFNGSEGGNALADVLLGKVNPSGKLPWTMPVTLKDSPAHATNSFPGDDTVSYDEGILVGYRWFDTKNIDPLYPFGYGLSYATFEFSEVKTNKQEYTEEDIVSVEVLVKNTGRRNGKEVVQVYISKPGSKVERAAKELKGFCKVEVAPGNEELVTISFPVKELAFYNVNTKSWEVEKGDYTIKVGNSSRNIKSEISIEIK from the coding sequence ATGAAGAATAAAATCATTTATTTGTCAGTTATTTCAACAATTTTAATGGTTTGGTCATGTAAAGAAAAAAAAGAATCAGAACCATCCAATGTATTAGAATCCAAGGTTGAAAAATTATATCAGGGAAACCCTCTCACTCATGAATTTGATGTCAAGATTGATAGTCTCATATCTCAGATGACCCTGGAAGAAAAGATAGGGATGCTACATGGTAATTCTATGTTCGCAACGGCTGCTGTAAAACGTTTGGGTATTCCGGAATTAACCATGGCTGATGGGCCTTTGGGGGTTCGTGAAGAAATTTCCCAAAATTCCTGGGTACCAGCTGGTTGGGAGAATGATTTTGCTACTTATTATCCAGCCGGAGGCGGTTTGGCCGCCACCTGGAATACCGATTTGGCATATACGTTTGGAAATAGTGTAGGGCAAGAAGCTATAGCCAGGGATAAAGATGTATTATTATCACCTGCCATCAATATTATAAGAACACCTTTGGGTGGTAGAACCTATGAATATTTTACCGAAGACCCTTTTTTGAATAAAAAGCTCACAGTACCATTTATAGTCGGGCTGCAGGAAAACAATGTGGCAGCTTGTGTAAAACATTATGCAGCCAATAACCAGGAAACCCATAGAGATTTTGTAGATGTTCAGATTGACGAGAGAGCTTTAAGGGAGATTTATTTGCCAGCTTTTAAAGCAGCCGTACAAGAGGCAAATGCCTATAGTTTTATGGGAGCTTATAATAAATTTAGAGGGGAGTATTTGTGTGAAAACAGTTATATGTTGAATGATGTTTTGAGGAATGAATGGGGATTTGAAGGTATTGTTATTTCAGATTGGGCAGCTGTTCATGATACTAAAAAGGCTTTGGAAGGAGGAACAGATATAGAAATGGGAACACCTAAACCCTTCAATGAGTTTTATTATGCAGATATGTTGATAAAAGCTGTGAAAGAAGGTGAAATAGCCCAAAAAGAAGTGGATAAATCGGTAAAAAGAATCCTAAGGGTTATGTTTACATTAAAGAGTATTGATAACAAAGGAAGAGCTAAAGGAACTATTGATACCGAAGCCCATTTTAAAGATGCCTATAACATTGCCTCAGAGAGTGTCGTATTATTGAAGAATGAAAAAGGCCTTTTACCACTTCAACTAAATGATATAAAAAGTATAGCAGTTATTGGTAACAATGCCACTAAGAAAAATTCTCTGGGAGGTTTTGGTGCCGGGGTAAAAACAAAAAGGGAAATAACCCCCTTAGAAGGACTTCAAAACAGGCTGCCAAAAGAAATCAAAATCAATTATGCTAAAGGTTATCACGAACGTTATGCCAATGATGAAAAAGCCAAATTTGGAGATATAACCTTAAATGGTCCGGTAACTATAAATGAATTGAATCCGAAACTATTAGATGAAGCATTAAAGGCTGCCCGGGATTCTGATCTGACCATTATTTTCGCGGGCTCTAACAGAGATTACGAGACCGAAGCTTCTGATAGGGCTAGTTTATCCTTACCATTTGGACAAGAAGAACTAATTGAAAAAGTTTTGGAGGTAAATCCCAATACTATTGTGGTATTTATAGCCGGAGCACCTTTCAATATCAAAAATATTACAGAAAAATCCAATGCTGTGGTCTGGTCCTGGTTTAATGGTTCTGAAGGCGGAAATGCTTTAGCAGATGTGCTTTTAGGAAAAGTAAATCCGTCAGGCAAATTACCTTGGACCATGCCGGTTACATTAAAAGACTCACCTGCACATGCCACTAATAGTTTTCCCGGGGATGATACCGTTTCTTATGATGAAGGTATTCTGGTGGGTTACCGTTGGTTTGATACCAAAAATATAGATCCGTTATATCCTTTTGGTTATGGGCTGTCATATGCAACTTTTGAATTTTCAGAAGTAAAAACAAACAAGCAGGAATATACGGAAGAAGATATTGTTTCTGTTGAAGTTTTAGTAAAAAATACAGGCAGAAGAAACGGTAAAGAAGTAGTTCAGGTTTATATTTCCAAACCAGGATCAAAGGTTGAGAGAGCAGCAAAAGAATTAAAAGGGTTCTGCAAGGTAGAGGTGGCTCCGGGAAATGAAGAATTAGTCACAATCTCTTTTCCGGTCAAAGAATTGGCTTTTTATAACGTCAATACTAAATCTTGGGAAGTAGAAAAAGGAGATTATACCATTAAAGTGGGGAATTCTTCAAGAAATATAAAATCAGAAATATCAATTGAAATAAAATAA
- a CDS encoding cellulase family glycosylhydrolase: protein MKIIHQILRVTLMLAILFVANACNDDDNNNIPDSSISVNQEDLSFIAQGGEETFNITASLSIKWGANTSDDWLSVSQDSGVGSTSITVTARANTTGGQRTGVVTVFTHDKSFDIQVTQNAFLLTISPDSNGMSNYTAVELTGMMGVGWNVGNSLDAVGGETAWGNPMINKQLIDAVKEAGFNTVRIPVAWSNYIQENDENYIISVEGLNRVEEVVNYVLDNDMFAIINIHWDGGWMQPTYEDQNYVNNRLSKMWEQIAIHFRDYDYHLIFAGTNEVMVDGDYGTPTEEYYTVQNSFNQKFISTVRETGGKNAYRYLTVQGFNTNIDHTVNFAVIPDDIVENRMLMEVHYYDPYDFTLNVDSDNVWQWGSIPTDPSATAGWGDEDWLEAQFQKMYGTFVSQGIGVILGEYGASYREEVDGAETYREYYYEKTTESALEHGMVPITWDNGYTDNHNMGLFNRSTGEEAFPAIIDAITNP from the coding sequence ATGAAAATAATTCATCAAATACTCAGGGTTACATTAATGTTAGCAATTTTATTTGTAGCTAATGCTTGTAATGATGATGATAATAATAATATACCAGACAGCAGTATATCCGTAAATCAGGAGGATTTATCATTCATTGCCCAGGGTGGAGAAGAAACATTCAATATTACAGCATCCCTAAGTATAAAATGGGGAGCCAACACTAGTGATGACTGGTTAAGTGTTTCTCAGGATTCCGGAGTGGGAAGTACTTCAATAACAGTAACTGCCCGGGCAAATACTACAGGAGGACAGCGAACAGGGGTGGTAACAGTATTTACACATGACAAATCTTTTGATATTCAGGTTACTCAAAATGCTTTTTTACTTACTATATCTCCAGATTCAAATGGAATGAGTAATTATACAGCAGTAGAACTAACAGGTATGATGGGAGTGGGGTGGAATGTAGGAAATTCCCTGGATGCAGTAGGCGGGGAAACAGCTTGGGGAAACCCAATGATTAATAAACAATTAATTGATGCTGTAAAAGAAGCAGGTTTCAATACCGTTAGAATTCCTGTTGCATGGAGTAATTATATACAAGAAAATGACGAAAATTATATTATTAGTGTAGAAGGTTTAAATAGAGTTGAAGAAGTAGTAAACTATGTTTTGGATAATGATATGTTTGCCATTATTAATATCCACTGGGATGGCGGTTGGATGCAACCTACTTATGAAGATCAAAATTATGTAAACAACCGTTTAAGTAAAATGTGGGAACAAATAGCTATTCATTTTAGAGACTATGACTATCATTTAATTTTTGCAGGAACCAATGAGGTAATGGTTGATGGGGATTATGGAACCCCCACTGAAGAATACTATACAGTTCAAAATAGTTTTAATCAAAAATTTATATCAACAGTTAGAGAAACGGGAGGTAAGAATGCCTATAGATATTTAACTGTTCAGGGCTTTAATACCAATATCGATCATACAGTAAATTTTGCTGTTATTCCGGATGATATTGTTGAAAACCGAATGTTGATGGAAGTTCATTATTATGATCCCTATGACTTTACATTAAATGTAGATAGTGATAATGTTTGGCAATGGGGTTCTATTCCAACAGACCCTTCAGCAACCGCCGGTTGGGGAGATGAAGATTGGCTGGAGGCACAGTTCCAAAAAATGTATGGTACTTTTGTAAGTCAGGGAATTGGAGTCATTCTGGGTGAGTATGGAGCTAGCTATAGAGAAGAAGTTGATGGTGCTGAAACTTATAGGGAGTATTATTATGAAAAAACTACAGAGTCAGCATTAGAACACGGAATGGTACCGATAACCTGGGATAACGGATACACAGACAATCATAACATGGGATTGTTTAATCGTAGTACAGGAGAAGAAGCCTTTCCCGCCATAATAGATGCAATTACCAACCCATAA
- the lptC gene encoding LPS export ABC transporter periplasmic protein LptC, protein MISLFKHIFTYIVTVFVVTMFFSCKGNLGDIQKLNLTSNAPKGIANDFNLVYTDSTKVKAIVSGPVYNDYANLEFPYQEFPDGVKVDFFDDQNNKTVVTANYGVIYSTTNLIELVGDVVIETHEGKKLEAPQLYWDYKNEWIFTEKNYTFTSEDLNMEGVGIDFNKSFTKVNSHKNTGNALVKE, encoded by the coding sequence ATGATAAGTCTCTTTAAACATATTTTTACATACATTGTCACAGTTTTTGTTGTGACAATGTTTTTTTCATGTAAAGGTAACCTGGGAGATATTCAAAAATTAAATCTTACAAGTAATGCACCAAAAGGTATTGCCAATGATTTTAACCTGGTTTATACTGATTCTACCAAAGTAAAAGCCATAGTTTCCGGGCCGGTATATAATGATTATGCCAATCTAGAGTTTCCCTATCAGGAGTTTCCTGACGGCGTAAAGGTCGATTTTTTTGATGACCAGAACAATAAAACTGTGGTAACTGCAAACTATGGCGTAATTTATTCTACTACCAACCTTATCGAATTAGTGGGCGATGTGGTTATTGAAACACATGAAGGAAAAAAACTGGAAGCTCCTCAATTGTACTGGGATTATAAAAATGAATGGATTTTTACCGAAAAAAACTATACTTTTACAAGTGAAGATCTAAACATGGAAGGTGTAGGGATAGACTTCAATAAAAGTTTTACAAAAGTAAATTCTCATAAAAATACCGGTAATGCTCTTGTAAAAGAATAA
- a CDS encoding hemolysin family protein, with protein MGLSILIIVLSLILSAFFSGMEIAYVSSNRIHIEIEKKQEGILAKILTKLTKKPSKFIATMLVGNNIALVIYGFYMGKVIMQWIENIYPTNYTFVNTLLTDFNLLVQTVISTLIILITAEFLPKVFFQIYANKLLKLFALPAYIFYVLFSFISGFVIWISDFILKKLFKSNGDEVQLAFSKVELGDYISEQMEAVDDGDDVDSEIQIFQNALEFSEVKAREVMVPRTEITAVELHEQPSNLAKIFTETGFSKILVYKDTIDDIVGYVHSFELFKKPKTIKSIMLPVEFVPETMPVSDILEILTKKRKSIAVVLDEYGGTSGIMTVEDIVEELFGEIEDEHDTDELCEEQINENEFKFSARLEVDYINEEYKISLPESENYETIGGLIVSQLGEIPEVGEIVRVDKFQFEIVEVSNTKIDLIILKVLDTE; from the coding sequence ATGGGGCTTTCTATTCTCATCATTGTTCTTTCTTTAATACTTTCTGCTTTTTTTTCAGGTATGGAGATAGCATATGTATCTTCAAACAGAATTCATATTGAAATAGAAAAAAAACAAGAAGGCATACTGGCTAAAATATTAACCAAACTTACCAAAAAACCCTCAAAATTTATTGCTACCATGTTGGTGGGGAATAATATTGCCCTGGTGATATATGGCTTTTATATGGGAAAAGTAATTATGCAGTGGATTGAAAATATCTATCCAACCAATTATACTTTTGTCAATACGTTATTAACCGATTTTAACCTTTTGGTACAAACTGTTATATCTACATTGATTATATTAATAACAGCCGAGTTTTTGCCCAAGGTTTTTTTCCAGATATATGCTAATAAACTACTTAAGCTTTTTGCCTTGCCGGCCTATATTTTCTATGTGCTTTTTTCTTTTATATCAGGTTTTGTAATATGGATCTCGGATTTTATTTTAAAAAAGCTTTTTAAATCAAACGGAGACGAGGTGCAACTGGCCTTTAGCAAAGTAGAGTTGGGAGATTATATTTCTGAGCAAATGGAAGCGGTGGACGATGGAGATGATGTGGATTCCGAAATTCAGATCTTTCAAAATGCCCTCGAGTTTTCAGAAGTAAAAGCCAGGGAAGTAATGGTTCCCAGAACTGAAATTACTGCCGTAGAACTGCATGAGCAGCCTTCAAATCTAGCCAAAATATTTACCGAAACAGGTTTTTCAAAAATATTGGTGTATAAAGACACCATTGATGATATAGTGGGCTACGTTCACTCCTTTGAACTTTTTAAAAAACCAAAAACAATTAAAAGTATAATGCTGCCAGTAGAGTTTGTGCCCGAAACCATGCCTGTGAGCGATATACTTGAAATACTTACCAAAAAAAGAAAAAGCATAGCAGTAGTACTCGATGAATATGGTGGAACATCAGGGATAATGACTGTTGAAGATATTGTAGAGGAACTTTTCGGGGAAATTGAAGACGAACATGATACCGATGAGCTGTGCGAAGAACAAATAAATGAAAATGAGTTTAAATTTTCAGCCAGGCTGGAGGTTGATTATATAAATGAAGAATATAAAATTAGTTTGCCTGAAAGTGAAAATTATGAAACAATAGGAGGTTTAATCGTCAGCCAGTTAGGCGAGATACCCGAAGTAGGGGAAATAGTAAGGGTAGACAAATTTCAGTTTGAAATAGTAGAGGTGAGTAATACCAAAATAGACCTTATAATTCTTAAAGTTCTGGATACCGAATAA
- a CDS encoding type III pantothenate kinase — protein MNLAIDVGNTFIKTAVFEGGKILEDYKLERKLFLKGIEKIFHQYPDISHAILSSVRNLTPREQKALSVFCKIHILSNSSVIPFKNNYTTPQTLGVDRIALITAAFYENAHKNTLIIDAGTCITYDFLSSDGTYYGGAISPGINMRFKALNTFTAKLPLVEFDTLDDFIGNSTHRSIISGVINGTINEIEGVIGQYSKRFKDLTLILTGGDSEFLSNRLKNSIFANSNFLLIGLNYILELNKY, from the coding sequence ATGAATTTAGCTATTGATGTAGGTAATACTTTTATTAAAACAGCTGTATTTGAGGGGGGTAAAATTTTAGAGGATTATAAATTAGAAAGAAAACTTTTTTTAAAAGGAATTGAAAAAATTTTTCATCAATATCCCGATATAAGCCATGCAATACTCTCTTCGGTGAGAAATCTTACACCCCGGGAACAAAAAGCACTTTCTGTTTTTTGTAAAATACATATACTTTCAAATAGCTCGGTAATACCTTTCAAAAATAATTATACTACACCCCAAACTTTAGGAGTAGACAGAATTGCTTTAATTACTGCTGCTTTTTACGAAAATGCACATAAAAATACTTTAATAATAGATGCAGGGACTTGCATAACTTATGATTTTTTGAGTTCAGACGGCACATATTACGGAGGAGCAATTTCACCGGGTATTAATATGCGTTTTAAGGCCTTAAATACTTTTACAGCTAAATTACCGTTAGTAGAATTTGATACTTTAGATGATTTTATAGGCAATTCAACTCATAGGAGTATTATTTCCGGGGTTATTAACGGAACAATTAATGAAATTGAGGGAGTAATCGGACAATATTCTAAAAGATTTAAAGATTTAACACTTATTTTAACGGGAGGAGACTCCGAATTTTTGTCAAATAGATTAAAAAATAGCATATTTGCCAATTCAAATTTTTTATTAATAGGACTCAATTATATTTTAGAACTCAATAAATACTGA
- a CDS encoding tetratricopeptide repeat protein has protein sequence MINKVNIEEMKSRITLITAFFVAFVFSMKVQAQNPECNTNLSLFAADAKAGNYDGAYEPWKMVYETCPALHYATYAYGERILKHKIKNATGAEKTNLLNMLLGMYDASLQHFPAKFSKSSVAIDKVLLKQENNMITDDEIYEELNKAFTEDKENFKNPKALYMYFSTLVDLHKAGKKELQEVFDAYDNVTGKIEEENKALTEVIGKLVEKEDTGTLTSKEKKTLESARTNGESFEKISSSIDSKLGQLADCENLIPLYQKDFENKKTDADWLRKAAGRMDSKDCTDDPLFIKMVEALHTLEPSAESAYYLGLLKDKARKGNEAIKYYNEAVGLQSDKYKKAKLLLKIASKYAKRGSKSTARKYANEALANNPSEGNAYLILANIYGNSANECGSTTFEKKAVYWRAADMARKAAQVDPSVRSKALDAARRYEGLAPSRTEIFTSGFEGKTITFKCWIGGSVRVPKL, from the coding sequence ATGATTAATAAAGTAAATATTGAAGAGATGAAAAGTAGAATTACCCTAATTACTGCATTTTTTGTTGCATTTGTTTTTTCTATGAAAGTTCAGGCTCAAAACCCTGAATGTAATACAAATTTGTCATTATTTGCTGCCGATGCTAAAGCAGGAAATTATGATGGGGCTTATGAGCCATGGAAAATGGTTTATGAAACATGCCCTGCTTTGCACTATGCAACATATGCTTACGGCGAAAGAATTTTAAAGCATAAAATAAAGAACGCTACAGGGGCAGAAAAAACAAACTTACTAAATATGTTATTAGGAATGTATGATGCAAGTTTACAACATTTCCCTGCTAAGTTTTCAAAATCGTCAGTGGCTATTGATAAAGTTCTTTTAAAGCAGGAGAACAATATGATAACTGATGATGAGATTTATGAAGAACTGAATAAAGCATTTACTGAAGATAAAGAAAACTTTAAAAATCCAAAAGCTTTATACATGTATTTCTCTACGTTGGTAGATTTGCATAAAGCCGGTAAAAAAGAACTACAGGAAGTTTTTGATGCTTACGATAATGTAACCGGAAAAATTGAAGAAGAAAACAAAGCTTTAACCGAAGTTATAGGCAAGCTTGTGGAAAAAGAAGATACCGGTACCCTTACTTCTAAAGAAAAGAAAACTTTGGAAAGTGCAAGAACTAATGGAGAATCATTTGAAAAAATCAGCTCTAGTATTGATAGTAAGTTAGGACAGTTAGCCGATTGTGAAAACTTAATTCCACTATATCAAAAAGACTTTGAAAATAAAAAAACCGATGCAGATTGGTTGAGAAAAGCGGCTGGAAGAATGGATAGTAAAGATTGTACTGATGATCCGTTGTTCATAAAAATGGTTGAAGCATTACACACTCTTGAGCCCTCTGCAGAGTCTGCCTATTACTTAGGTTTATTAAAAGATAAAGCCAGAAAAGGTAATGAAGCTATAAAATATTATAATGAGGCCGTTGGATTACAAAGCGATAAATACAAAAAAGCTAAGTTATTACTGAAAATAGCCAGTAAATATGCTAAAAGAGGAAGCAAATCTACTGCAAGAAAATATGCTAATGAGGCATTAGCAAACAACCCTTCTGAGGGTAATGCTTATCTGATTCTTGCTAATATATACGGAAACAGTGCAAATGAATGCGGAAGCACTACTTTTGAAAAGAAAGCGGTTTACTGGAGAGCAGCCGACATGGCGAGAAAAGCAGCCCAGGTAGACCCTTCAGTTAGAAGCAAAGCGTTGGATGCTGCCCGAAGATATGAAGGATTGGCACCAAGCAGAACCGAAATCTTTACTTCCGGTTTTGAAGGAAAAACAATTACGTTCAAATGTTGGATAGGAGGGAGTGTAAGAGTTCCTAAATTATAA
- a CDS encoding alpha-L-fucosidase: protein MNSIYKTQENNFKALSSKICFLILISLFLNCNPNKKHNEHKPLPHYTANWDSLAAYNEAPEWFREAKFGIYAHWGVLSVPEYANDWYPRLMHIEGSNENKHHIATYGSLSEFGYHNFVPKFKAEKFDAQNWADLFEKSGAKFAGIVAEHHDGWSNWDSEINPWNSIDKGPHKDIVGELEKAIHRKGMKFVTSFHKARNLQIFQKDSTKWLDDTSYFPYNPKMATSSKDSIISIMYGNIPKEQFYKNWLGELKEVIDNYHPDLIYFDGKLDKIPDEYKKEFAAYFINQSLARNQEVVITHKEGELPKSVSLEDFEKGRMNKITKDYWLTDETVSLGSWSYVQGLQYKTADEIIDLLADIVSKNGAMMLNVSPRANGEIPQAQKDILLTIGNWLKINGEAIYGSSTWDIFGEGPTKQDKSGMFLDKLSYTAQDIRYTQKENNIYAIVLGWPGENKQIVLTAFSKKSLVSQPKIKSISVLGSNENILFKLKDEGLYLTTPTSKPDDKAFVFKIKTL from the coding sequence ATGAATTCAATTTATAAAACCCAGGAAAATAACTTTAAGGCACTTAGCAGTAAGATTTGTTTTTTAATATTAATAAGTCTTTTTTTAAATTGTAATCCCAATAAAAAACATAATGAGCATAAGCCACTACCTCATTATACTGCCAATTGGGACTCTTTAGCAGCTTATAATGAAGCTCCGGAATGGTTTCGTGAGGCAAAATTTGGAATTTATGCACATTGGGGCGTATTATCTGTTCCCGAATATGCCAACGATTGGTACCCACGCCTTATGCACATAGAGGGGAGCAACGAAAATAAGCACCACATAGCTACTTATGGTAGCCTGTCTGAATTTGGTTATCATAATTTCGTGCCTAAGTTCAAGGCCGAAAAATTTGATGCTCAAAATTGGGCTGATTTGTTTGAAAAATCAGGAGCTAAGTTTGCAGGTATTGTAGCAGAGCATCATGACGGGTGGTCCAACTGGGATAGTGAAATTAACCCTTGGAATTCCATAGACAAAGGCCCCCATAAAGATATTGTGGGAGAATTGGAGAAAGCCATTCATAGAAAGGGGATGAAATTCGTCACCTCATTCCATAAAGCCCGAAACCTTCAAATATTTCAAAAAGACTCAACCAAATGGCTGGATGATACATCCTATTTCCCGTATAACCCCAAAATGGCAACTTCATCCAAAGATTCCATTATTAGTATTATGTATGGAAATATTCCTAAAGAACAGTTTTATAAAAATTGGTTGGGTGAATTGAAGGAGGTTATAGATAACTACCACCCGGACTTAATTTATTTTGATGGTAAGCTGGATAAAATCCCTGATGAATACAAAAAAGAATTTGCAGCCTATTTTATTAACCAATCCTTAGCAAGAAATCAGGAAGTGGTGATAACCCATAAAGAAGGAGAATTGCCCAAGTCAGTTAGCTTAGAAGATTTTGAAAAAGGTAGGATGAACAAAATCACTAAAGACTATTGGCTGACTGATGAAACGGTTTCCTTGGGAAGTTGGAGCTATGTGCAAGGCTTGCAATACAAAACTGCTGACGAAATTATTGACCTTTTAGCAGACATTGTAAGTAAAAATGGCGCAATGATGCTAAATGTATCTCCAAGGGCCAATGGCGAAATCCCACAAGCTCAAAAAGATATTTTATTAACCATTGGTAATTGGTTAAAAATTAACGGAGAAGCTATTTATGGTTCCTCAACCTGGGATATTTTTGGAGAAGGTCCCACAAAACAAGATAAATCCGGGATGTTTTTAGATAAATTATCTTATACTGCGCAAGATATCCGATATACACAAAAAGAAAACAACATTTATGCTATTGTACTGGGATGGCCAGGAGAAAATAAACAAATAGTTTTAACTGCTTTTTCAAAAAAAAGCTTGGTTTCGCAGCCAAAAATAAAGTCAATAAGTGTTTTGGGCTCAAATGAAAATATTCTATTTAAATTAAAAGATGAAGGGCTCTATCTTACAACTCCAACCTCAAAACCAGATGATAAAGCATTTGTGTTCAAGATAAAAACCTTATAA